The DNA sequence TCAGCTCGCACAGGTAGTGCACCGGGCGTCCGGCATCGCGCTGCACCTTCGCCGCCCAGGCGAGGAACTCCTCGTCGCTGAACACGTTGTCCAGGCTCAGCATGCGCTCGGCGTGCTCGACGGGTGCGAAGAGGGATCCGGATGCCGCACCCACGGTGAGGGTGGGCGAGTCCTGGCCCTGCAGCTCGGGGTGGAGACGCTCGATGCGCTCGAGCCGCTGCATCCATCCGTCGTAGGTCGCGTCGTCCACGACGACCGTGTCGCGCCCGTAGTACGCGTCGCGCGCCTGCAGGATCAGCTCGGTCAGACGCACGCTCTCCTGCCGCGCGTCGTCCAGGGACGCAAGGGACAGCTCATCGGGGGCTTCGGAGTCCGTCACCCGGCAAGTCTACGAGCGGGCACCGACAGTGATACGGGCCGGATCGTCACGTCGTGACCGGCACCGCCGAGACCGTGTGATCGATCGTGAACTGGCCCAGAACACGCGTGCCGTCGTATAGGACGGCGGTCTGCCCGGGCGCGACGCCGTCGAGGGGCTCATCGGGCGTCACCGTCACGAGCGCCGCGGAGACGACGGCGGTCGCCGGCACGGGATCGGCGTGCGCGCGGATCTGGACGTGGCACTCGAACTCCCGGCGGGCGGGGACGGCGCCGGCCCACGTGAATCGGGCGCCGGAGATCTGCGCGATCGCCAGCGCCTCCTTCGGACCGACGACGACCGTGTTGCTGACCGGTCGCACCTCCAGGACGAAGCGGGGCTTCCCGTCTGCCGCCGGCACACCGAGCGACAGCCCGCGGCGCTGTCCGACCGTGAAGGCGTGCGCCCCCTCGTGCGAACCCACGACCGTGCCGGAGTCGTCGACGATGTCGCCGCGCGCGGCGCCCACCCGCTCGGCGAGCCAGCCGCGGGTGTCTCCGTCCGGAATGAAGCAGATGTCGTGGCTGTCCGGCTTGCGGGCGACGGTCAGACCGCGCGCCTCCGCCTCCTGCCGGACGAGTTCTTTCGACGGAGTCTCGCCCAGCGGGAACAGCGTGTGCTCCAGCTGGTCTGCGGTGAGAACGCCGAGCACGTACGACTGGTCCTTGGCCGCGTCGCTCGCGCGGTGCAGTTCGAGCGTCCCGTCCGTCCCGGTGCGAAGGAGCGCGTAGTGGCCTGTGCAGACGGCGTCGAACCCGAGGTCGAGGGCCTTCTCGAGGACCGCGGCGAACTTGATCCGCTCGTTGCAGCGCATGCACGGGTTGGGTGTCCGCCCGGCACGGTACTCCGAGACGAAATCCTCGATCACGTCGTCGCGGAAGCGCTCCGAGAAGTCCCACACGTAGAACGGGATCCCGAGGCGATCGGCCGCCCGTCGCGCATCCATCGCGTCCTCGATCGTGCAGCACCCGCGGCTGCCCGTGCGCAGCGTCCCGCCGGCGCGCGAGAGAGCAAGGTGCACGCCCACCACGTCGTGGCCGGCATCCACCGCGCGCGCGGCGGCCACCGCGGAGTCCACTCCCCCGCTCATCGCCGCCAGAACACGCATCAGACGATTCTACGAGAGCGCGTCCCCTGCGGGGCGGGACGCCGCCACGCGCCGTGTGGACAACCCGGCTCCCCGCGCTCGCTCGTAGACCCCGGGAAGCGTCGCGATCACCGCATCGACGTCCTCCGCAGTGGTGGTACGCCCGAGCGTCAGACGCAGTGCGCTGCGTGCCGCCGCGTCGCCCATGCCCATCGCGAGCAGGACGTGCGAGGGTTCCGGGACGCCGGCCTGACATGCCGACCCCGTCGAGACGGCGATGCCGGCCGCGTCCAGCAGCATCAGGAGGGAGTCGCCCTGTGCGCCGGGGAAGACCGCGTGGAAGTGTCCCGGAAGACGCTCTGCCCCGAGCGCCGAGACGCGCATCTCGGGAAGGCGCTCCCGCAGTGCGCTTTCGAGCCGGTCTCGGAGCGCGCCGATGCGGGCGGCCTCGACCGCGAGCTCGGCGACAGCGAGCTCCGCCGCTGCGGCGAACGCCGCCGCACCGGCGGGATCCTGCGTGCCCGCCCGCACTCCGCGCTGCTGACCGCCCCCGTGCAGGAGAGGCTCGACGGCCGCGTCCCGGGCGACGACGAGGGCACCGACGCCGATCGGACCGCCGAGCTTGTGCGCGGCGACGCTCATCGCCACCAGGCCCGCGCTTCGGGATCCGCTCGCCGCGCGCAGGCCGCGGAAGGACAGCGGCACGTGGCCGAAAGCGCCCACGGCGTCCACGTGCATCGGCACGCCGGCCCGCGCGCAGGCGGATGCCGCCTCCTCCAGCGGCTGCAGCGTCCCGACTTCGTTGTTCGCGGCGAGCAGAGTGGCGACGGCCGCGTCGCCGCTGCCGACCGCACCCTCCCAAGCGTCCGGATCGAGTCGGGCATCGCGGTCCACCCGGACCCATTCCACGTCGGCGACCTCGTGTTCGTGCAGATAGTCCAGCGTGTCCACAGTGGCGTGATGCTCGCCCTCCGGCGCGACGATCGCCGTGCGCCCGGTGCGCTCGCGCCGGGCGCGGTACAGACCTGTGATCCCGAGGTTCACGGACTCGGTGCCGCCCGACGTGAACACGACCTCGATCGGCTCGCATCCCAGCGTCGCGGCCAGTCGCTCGCGTGCGTCCTCGAGCACGCGCCGCGCCGCCTGACCCGCAGCATGGATCGATGAGGGGTTGCCTGCCGCCTCGGCGGCATGCAACCACGCGTCCCGTGCTTCGGGCCGCATGCCCGTCGTCGCGGCGTGGTCGAGATATACGACCATTCCGGTCCCCCCGCCTCAACGTCACCTCGCCGACTCGCGGCGTTACTACTGTAGAGCGCATGGTCTCGCCCGAATCCCTGACCGCGCTCGCTCCGCCGCCGGGACTGCTGAGCTCCGAGCTCGACGATCTCGGCGTCACGCTCGGACCCGACGGTGCGACTCTGCGCGTCTGGTCCGCGAACGCGAGCGGAGTAGAACTCGTGGTGTTCGACGACACCGATCTGGACTGGATCACCGACACGGTCCCGCTCGAGCCGGTCGGTGCGGGGGTGTGGAGCGTGACGACGCCGCTCCTGCGGCCGGGGACGCGCTACGCGATCCGCGTCGACGGCCCCCACGGCCCCGGCAATACATTCAACCCCGGCACCCTCCTCGTCGAACCGTATGCGAGGGGGCTGGTCAGCGGCGGTTTCGAGGACTGGCGCGCCGTCGTGGTGGACGGATCCTTCGACTGGGGCGGCGTGACGAAACCCGCGATCCCGATGGACAGGACGGTCATCTACGAGGGGCATCTCAAGGGCATGTCCAAGCGGCATCCGCTCGTTCCGCCGGCTCTGCACGGCACGTATGCGGGCCTCGCGCACCCGGCGATGATCGAGCATTTCCTCGCGCTCGGCGTCACGAGCATCCAGCTCCTGCCGGTGCACGCGTTCGCGACCGAGCCTCGTCTGCTCCAGCACGGCCTCACGAACTATTGGGGCTACAACACCCTCAATTTCTTCACGCCGCACGGCGCATACGCGACCGAAGAGAACCGACGGCAGGGACCCGAGGCGATCCTGCGCGAGTTCAAGGGCATGGTGAAGCTGCTGCACCAGGCGGGCCTCGAGGTCATCCTCGACGTCGTGTACAACCACACCGCCGAAGAGAGCATCGGCGGACCGCGCTCGAGCCTGCGCGGCATCGACAACCGCTCCTACTATCGGCAGCAGGGCGACGGCGCGTACATCGACGTGACGGGATGCGGGAATTCGGTGAACACCTCCACGGATGCCGCCGCCCGGCTCATCCTCGATTCGCTGCGCTACTGGGCCGTCGACCTGCAGGTGGACGGGTTCCGGTTCGACCTCGCGGCAACGCTCGGCCGGGATGCGAACCACCACTTCACGCCGGATCACCCTCTCCTGCGTGCGATCGTCGATGATCCGGCGCTCGCCGGCGTCAAGCGCATCGCGGAGCCCTGGGATGTGGGCATGGGCGGCTGGCAGACCGGGAACTTCGGGGACGGCTGGCACGAGTGGAACGACCGCTACCGCGACCGCGTGCGCAACTTCTGGCTGAGCGACGTCGACTACGCACGCCGCGCGTCCACGGCGCCGGTCGGGATCGGCGGCTTCGCCACGCGCCTGTCCGGTTCGTCGAACACGTTCAGCGTCGAGCGGGGGCCGCTGGCGAGCGTGAACTTCGTCACCGCACACGACGGGTTCACCCTCCGTGATCTGGTGTCGTACGACGTGAAGCACAACCTGGGCAACGGCGAGCAGAACCGCGACGGTGCCGACACGAACCGCTCGTTCAACCACGGCGCGGAAGGACCCACGACCGACGCGGGGATCCTCGCCACCCGCCGCAAGGCCATGCGGAACATCCTGGGCACTCTGCTGCTGTCGGCGGGGGTGCCCATGCTGACCGCGGGCGACGAGTTCGCCCGGACGCAGCGCGGCAACAACAACGCCTACTGCCACGACTCCGCCCTCACCTGGCTGTCGTGGGACCACGCGCCGTGGCAGGACGATCTGTTCGCGCACGTTCGTCGCCTCATCCGCCTTCGCGCCGAGAACCCCGCTCTGCGACCGAGCAGATTCGCCAAGCTCGACGAGCACACCCCCTCGGCATCCGTGATGGAGTGGTACGACCAGACCGGCAGCACGATGTCGATCGACAAGTGGACGGACCCCGCCCACCGCACGCTGCAGTACGTCGCCGCCTCCACCCCCGAGTTCGAGGCCTACAACCGGATCCTGCTCATGGTGCACGGCAACGAACGCCCCACCGAGGTGACGCTGCCCGAGATCGAGGGGGTGACCTCGTTCGTTTCGCTGTGGTCCAGTGCGGACGAGCGGCCCGTCGACGTCGAGGAGACTTTCGCTCCCGGGGATGTCGTGCCTCTCGTGGGCACGTCGATGCGGCTCTTCCGGGTCGAGTAGTCGATCCGGCGCGGCGGAAGCTGTCCTGCCGCCGGGGTGCGCGGTAGGTTCGAGAGGTGGTCACGACGACGCGCGCGACGCGCCCCCTTTCCTGGCGAAGCATCTCTCCGGTCCCCGTCAGGGAGGCCACGGACTTCCAGCCGAACCGCACGACCGCGACGCCGCGCATACCGGTCACCCTGATCTCCCCGGCGGTGCCCGGCGGCTCGTTCCGCCCGAGCGCCTACGCCGGGGAGATCGTCCCGTTCCGGGCCGTGGCGTTCCGCGAGGGACATGACCTGATCGGCGTCCACGTCCGCCTCTTCGCTCCGTCCGGCGACGAGTCGCTGCACCGTCTCCGCGCCCTGCACGACGGGTTCGACCGGTGGGAGACCGCCGTCACCCCGCTCGAGGAAGGTGTCTGGGGCTTCCGCTTCGAGGCTTTCGCGGACGACTTCGCGACGTGGGAGCACGCGGCCGACCTGAAGATCGCCGCGGGGGTGGATGCCGCGCTCATGCGCGAGATCGGCGCGCGACTGTTCGACCGGGCGGTGAAGGAGAAGTCGCGGCCGATCACGGAGCGCCGTCGCCTGGAGAGCGCCGCCGTCAGCCTGCGCGACAGCGCGGTCGACGACGATGCGGCTCTGGAGATCGTCCGCGACCCGTCGATCGCCGCGTTCTTCACGGCGCGCCCGCTGACGTCGCTCATGACGCTCGGTGAGCGTCATGAGCTGCTCGTCGAACGCGAGCGGGCCGGAGTCGGTGCGTGGTACGAGTTCTTCCCCCGCTCGGAGGGCGCACGCCGTTTGAAGGACGGCACGATCAAGAGCGGCACCTTCCGGACGGCGATGAAGCGCCTCCCCGCCGTGGCGGCGATGGGCTTCGACGTGCTCTACCTGCCACCGATCCACCCGATCGGCCGGCTCAACCGCAAGGGCCCGAACAACACGCTCGACCCGAAGCCCGGCGATCCGGGATCGCCCTGGGCGATCGGATCCGACGAGGGCGGGCATGACGCGATCCACCCCGATCTCGGGACCCTGGCGGACTTCCGCGCCTTCGTGCGCGCCGCGCGCGCGGAGGGTATCGAGGTCGCTTTGGATCTCGCTCTCCAGGCCGCGCCGGATCACCCGTGGGTCGCCGCCCACCCGGAGTGGTTCACCACCCTCCCGGACGGGACGATCGCGTACGCAGAGAACCCCCCGAAGAAGTATCAGGACATCTACCCGATCAACTTCGACAACGATCCGGAGGGCTTCTCCGCCGAAGCTCTGCGGGTGGTCCGCCACTGGATCGCCCAGGGCGTCGCGATCTTCCGAGTCGACAATCCCCACACCAAGCCGCTGCAGTTCTGGGAGTGGTTGATCTCCACCGTCAACGCGGAGCGCCCGGACGTCGTCTTCCTGGCCGAGGCGTTCTCGCGGCCGGCCGTGATGCAGTCGCTGGCGAAAGCCGGCTTCCAGCAGAGCTACACGTACTTCACCTGGCGCAACACGAAGGCCGAGCTGGAGGAGTTCCTGACGGGCCTCGCGACCGAGACAGCCGACTTCCTGCGCCCGAATCTTTTCGTCAACACGCCCGACATCCTCACGGAGTACCTGCAGTACGGCGGCCGACCGGGCTACAAGATCCGCGCGGCGATCGCGGCCACGGGAGCACCGACCTACGGGGTGTACGCCGGATACGAGCTGTACGAGAACGTCGCGCGTCCCGGCGCGGAAGAGAACATCGACAACGAGAAGTTCGAGTACAAGCTCCGCGACTGGGCGGCAGCGGAGGCGCGCGGAGATTCGCTCGCCCCGTACCTGACTCGCCTGAACCAGATCCGCCGGGAGCACCCCGCGCTGCGGCAGCTGCGCAACATCTCGGTGCACTGGAGCGACGACGACGCGATCCTCGTCTTCTCGAAGTGGATCGACGCCGCGCTCTCGCCGAGCGGACACGCCGACACGATCATCGTGGTGGCCAACGTCGACCCGCATTCCGTGCGTCAGACGATGGTCCACCTGGACACCCGCGTCTGGGGCGTGCCGTCCGGGACGCCGTTCGAGGTCGAAGACCTGATCACGGGTGAGCACTGGACCTGGTCGGATCACAATTTCGTCCGTCTCGACGCGTTCACCGAACCCGTCCACATCCTGCACGTGAAGGAGTCTCGATGACGAGTCCCACCGATGACCTGCTCGACGCCGTCGCGGCGGGCTCGCATCACGATCCGCATTCCGTCCTCGGCATGCATTTCGGACAGGATGCCGAGGGTGCGCCCGAGTGGACGATCAGAGCGCGTCGGCCGCTGGCCCACAGCGTCACCGCCGTGTTCGACGACGGCACCCGTGTCCCGCTCGAGCACGTGCGCGCCGGCATCTGGGAAGGTCAGCGCGCCGGTGAGGGCGGCTCGTACGAACTTGTGACGACGTACCCCGACGCGCCCGACTTCACCGCGGTAGACCCGTACCGGTTCGCCCCGACGATCGGCGAACTCGATCTGCACCTGATCCGCGAGGGGCGTCACGAAGAGCTCTGGCGCGTCCTCGGCGCGCATGTGCGCACGATCGACGGCGTCGCGGGCACGGCCTTCTCCGTGTGGGCGCCGAACGCCCGGGCTGTGCGTGTCGTCGGCGACTTCAACGGATGGGACGGCCCCGCCCACGCCATGCGGTCCATGGGATCCAGCGGCGTCTGGGAGATCTTCGTCCCCGGCATCGGGGTCGGCACCGCCTACAAGTTCCAGCTCCTCTCCCGCGGCGGTGAGTGGGTGCTCAAAGCCGATCCGATGGCGCGATTCGCCGAGATCCCCCCGGCGACGGCATCCGTCGTGACGGATTCGGGATATGCATGGTCGGATGCCGCATGGCTGAAGGCGCGCGCGTCCAGCCAGCCTGTGTCGCAGCCCATGTCGATCTACGAAGTGCACTTCGGCTCGTGGCGTCCGGGGCTCTCGTATCGCGAGGGTGCGGACCAGCTGATCGACTACGTCACGGCGCAGGGCTTCACCCACGTGGAGTTCCTGCCGCTCGCGGAGCACCCGTTCGGGGGCTCCTGGGGCTATCAGGTGACCGGGTACTACTCCCCCACGAGTCGGTTCGGGTCGCCCGACGACCTCCGCTACCTGATCGACCGGCTGCACCAGGCGGGTATCGGCGTGATCATGGACTGGGTGCCCGGTCACTTCCCGAAGGACGCTTTCGCGCTCGCCCGCTTCGACGGCGAGGCGCTGTACGAGCATCCCGATCCGCGGCGCGGCGAGCACCGCGACTGGGGCACGTACATCTTCGACTACGGACGCAACGAGGTGCGGAACTTCCTCGTCGCCAACGCGCTGTACTGGTTCGAGGAATTCCATGTCGACGGCCTCCGCGTCGACGCCGTCGCGTCGATGCTGTACCTCGACTACTCGCGCGAGGACGGGGAGTGGGTCCCGAACATCCACGGCGGGCGCGAGAACCTGGAGGCCATCAGATTCCTCCAGGAAGTGACCGCCACGTCGTACAAGCGCTATCCGGGGATCTCCCTGATCGCCGAGGAGTCCACGTCCTTCCCGGGCGTGACCGCTCCGACGAGTCAGGCGGGTCTCGGCTTCGGGTTCAAGTGGAACATGGGCTGGATGAACGACTCGCTCCAGTACATCGCCCGGGACCCGATGTACCGCGCGCACCACGAAGGAGAGCTCTCGTTCTCGTTCGTCTACGCGTTCAGCGAGAACTTCGTGCTACCCATCAGCCATGACGAGGTCGTCCACGGCAAGGGCAGTCTGTTCGCGCGGATGCCCGGTGACCACTGGCAGAAGCTCGCGAACATGCGTGCGTTCCTCGCGTACATGTGGGGCCACCCCGGCAAGCAACTGCTGTTCATGGGACAGGAGTTCGGCCAGCTCTCCGAATGGGCGGAGGGCCGTGGTCTGGACTGGTGGCTGCTGGACCAGCCTTCGCACGCGCAGCTGCACGGCTTCGTGGCGACGCTCAACAGCGTCTACAAGGCGCAGTCCGCACTGTGGTCGCGCGACAGCGACGGCGCGGCGTTCTCCCGCATCGGCGCCCCCACCTGGAACCCGAATGTCGTGGCCTTCTCCCGTCGTGACCATCACGGCAACACGGTCGTCGTGATCGCGAACTTCTCCGGCGTGCCGATCCACGGGTACGCGCTGGATCTGCCCGAATCAGGCGTGTGGCACGAGATCCTCAACTCCGACGGTCAGGAGTACGGCGGCTCGGGCGTCGGCAATCTGGGTGCGGTCCACGCCGGAGAATCCGGACGGGCCACGATGGTCCTGCCCCCGCTCGGGGTCCTCTGGCTCGGACATGCCGCGCAGCAGCACCTGCCGCCGCAAACGAGTTCCGGACAGCTGCTGCTTCCCTGACGGCCCGGCCGGCCGCGCTCAGAACAGGAGCGAGGCCAGTCGGCCGCGGGCGCGAAGGACCCGCGGGTCGGCATCCCCGATCAGACCGAACAGCTCCAGAAGTCGTTCGCGCACCGCGGACCGGTCATCCGCGGGCAGGGCACCGAACAGATCCAGGAGTCGCCCGAACGCGTCGTCCACATGCCCACCCGCGATGTCAAGGTCGGCGACGGCGAACTGAGCCTCGATGTCGAGCGGGCCCGCCGCCGCTGCCGCCCGCGCGCTCTGCAGATCGAGATGCTGGACCCGGTCGAGCAGACGCACCTGACCGAGGCCGGCGCGGGCATCCTCATCGCGGGGATTCTCGGCGAGGGCCTTCTCGTAGGCGACCACTGCGCGGGCGTAGTCGCCCGCTTCGATCGCCTCATACGCCTCGGCGTGCAGCGGAGGCAGGGGTGCATCCACCGGCTCGCCGTCTGCGGCGTTGCCGTCGCCGGACACATCCACCGAACCCGTCACCCCGTTCTGGGCGGCGAGCTGGAGGAGCTGGGCGAAGACCTCGCGCACCTGCTGCTCGGGAACGGCCCCCGTGAACAGCGGCACCGGCTGGCCGCCGACCAGGGCGACCACCATCGGGATCGACTGCGCACGGAACGCCTGCGCGAGCTGCGGGTTCGCGTCGACATCGACCTTGGCGAGCACGAGGCGACCCGAGAGTTCGGTCACGACGGCCTCGAGGATCGGGCTGAGCTGCTTGCAGGGGCCGCACCACTCCGCCCAGAGGTCGATCACGACGGGCACCGAACGCGAGAGCTCCAGGATCTGCGGGAAGGTGTCGTCGGTGACGTCCATGACGAGAGACGGTGAGGGCGTCGACGTCTGCGCGGTACCCGGGGCAGGCGCGGCGGGTCGATTGCGCAGAGCCGACAGGTCGACGGCACCGCGGAGAGCGGTCGGAGAGACGTCGGTCAATTGATCACCTTTGCATCGAGGATCTCGGACGAATAGCCGAGCAGCCGGATCTTCTCGGAGGACCCGAGACCGGGCACGTAGAAGAACAGCTGATCACTGAATGTGGTCGTGAAGCCCGTGGCCGACTGTTCGGCACCCGCAAGGGTCTTCACCGTGGGGTTCGTGTCGAGCTTGATGACGGCATCCGCGTTCGTCGGCTTGACCGTGTCGACTTCGTTCACGTTCACCGCGACGATCGCGCCGCTTTCGAGCGTCGCCAGCGCGAGCGGAGGATGGGATCCCGCGACCGTGTCGAAGGTGAGACTGCCGGTCGAGGCCGCGGTGGTGTTGAAATCGGCGAGGCGCTTCTCGCGGTCAGCCGTCACGCTCGCGCGGAACTGGTCGCCCTCCGCCTCGAACTGGTCGTAGAACTCACTGTCCGCACCCTTGTTGAGCACGTCGGCGTACGCGGCCGCGAGCTGATCCGGGGCCATCAGCAGGAAGGAGGAGTCAGGCGGAACCTGCTGCGCCCCGACGTACACCGGAGCCAGGTCCGGCATCTGGGTCGATGCCTCCAGGCTCGACAGATACGTGAGCTTGTAGGGCGCCCACTGATCCTGCTGCGTGAGAAGCATGATGCTCGCGGTCTTGTCGGCGTCGTCGTTCACGACGGCCATCACCGACCGCGGCCATCCGTCGTACGCCTGCGGGAGGACGATCTCGAGCGGTTTCGTCGGAATCGCCGCGAGGGCCGCCTCATCGGGCAGAGCAGCGCGCAGCCGGTAGTTCGTCGCGCGCTCCTCGAGGACGGCGCCGTCCAGTCGGGTCGCTGCCAGCGTGGCATCGAGCGCGCTGTCCGCGTCCGCCGCTGTCTGCGCGATGCGTGCGATGATCCGCTCCGCCTGCGCTTTCGTCACGGCGGGAGCCTGCTGACCCTCGGGGATGATCACCGACTCGCTGGGACTCGGCGTGGGGCTCGCGGCGAGCTGCGGCCAGGAGTCCGCCGAGCAGCCGGCGAAGAGAAGTGCCGACACCGCCAGCGCCGGCGCGACGACGAGAGCCTTCCGGCCGGGTCCCACCGATCGCCGTGTCGGTGCCGCGCTGATCACGCCCTTGTCCGCGCCCTCGACCGCGAGATCGATCGGTTCCGTGACCGGCAGCGGCAGACCCTTGCGGCGCGGGCCGCGCGACCTGCGC is a window from the Microbacterium lacus genome containing:
- the mnmA gene encoding tRNA 2-thiouridine(34) synthase MnmA, whose product is MRVLAAMSGGVDSAVAAARAVDAGHDVVGVHLALSRAGGTLRTGSRGCCTIEDAMDARRAADRLGIPFYVWDFSERFRDDVIEDFVSEYRAGRTPNPCMRCNERIKFAAVLEKALDLGFDAVCTGHYALLRTGTDGTLELHRASDAAKDQSYVLGVLTADQLEHTLFPLGETPSKELVRQEAEARGLTVARKPDSHDICFIPDGDTRGWLAERVGAARGDIVDDSGTVVGSHEGAHAFTVGQRRGLSLGVPAADGKPRFVLEVRPVSNTVVVGPKEALAIAQISGARFTWAGAVPARREFECHVQIRAHADPVPATAVVSAALVTVTPDEPLDGVAPGQTAVLYDGTRVLGQFTIDHTVSAVPVTT
- a CDS encoding cysteine desulfurase family protein, which gives rise to MVVYLDHAATTGMRPEARDAWLHAAEAAGNPSSIHAAGQAARRVLEDARERLAATLGCEPIEVVFTSGGTESVNLGITGLYRARRERTGRTAIVAPEGEHHATVDTLDYLHEHEVADVEWVRVDRDARLDPDAWEGAVGSGDAAVATLLAANNEVGTLQPLEEAASACARAGVPMHVDAVGAFGHVPLSFRGLRAASGSRSAGLVAMSVAAHKLGGPIGVGALVVARDAAVEPLLHGGGQQRGVRAGTQDPAGAAAFAAAAELAVAELAVEAARIGALRDRLESALRERLPEMRVSALGAERLPGHFHAVFPGAQGDSLLMLLDAAGIAVSTGSACQAGVPEPSHVLLAMGMGDAAARSALRLTLGRTTTAEDVDAVIATLPGVYERARGAGLSTRRVAASRPAGDALS
- the glgX gene encoding glycogen debranching protein GlgX, which encodes MVSPESLTALAPPPGLLSSELDDLGVTLGPDGATLRVWSANASGVELVVFDDTDLDWITDTVPLEPVGAGVWSVTTPLLRPGTRYAIRVDGPHGPGNTFNPGTLLVEPYARGLVSGGFEDWRAVVVDGSFDWGGVTKPAIPMDRTVIYEGHLKGMSKRHPLVPPALHGTYAGLAHPAMIEHFLALGVTSIQLLPVHAFATEPRLLQHGLTNYWGYNTLNFFTPHGAYATEENRRQGPEAILREFKGMVKLLHQAGLEVILDVVYNHTAEESIGGPRSSLRGIDNRSYYRQQGDGAYIDVTGCGNSVNTSTDAAARLILDSLRYWAVDLQVDGFRFDLAATLGRDANHHFTPDHPLLRAIVDDPALAGVKRIAEPWDVGMGGWQTGNFGDGWHEWNDRYRDRVRNFWLSDVDYARRASTAPVGIGGFATRLSGSSNTFSVERGPLASVNFVTAHDGFTLRDLVSYDVKHNLGNGEQNRDGADTNRSFNHGAEGPTTDAGILATRRKAMRNILGTLLLSAGVPMLTAGDEFARTQRGNNNAYCHDSALTWLSWDHAPWQDDLFAHVRRLIRLRAENPALRPSRFAKLDEHTPSASVMEWYDQTGSTMSIDKWTDPAHRTLQYVAASTPEFEAYNRILLMVHGNERPTEVTLPEIEGVTSFVSLWSSADERPVDVEETFAPGDVVPLVGTSMRLFRVE
- a CDS encoding alpha-1,4-glucan--maltose-1-phosphate maltosyltransferase → MVTTTRATRPLSWRSISPVPVREATDFQPNRTTATPRIPVTLISPAVPGGSFRPSAYAGEIVPFRAVAFREGHDLIGVHVRLFAPSGDESLHRLRALHDGFDRWETAVTPLEEGVWGFRFEAFADDFATWEHAADLKIAAGVDAALMREIGARLFDRAVKEKSRPITERRRLESAAVSLRDSAVDDDAALEIVRDPSIAAFFTARPLTSLMTLGERHELLVERERAGVGAWYEFFPRSEGARRLKDGTIKSGTFRTAMKRLPAVAAMGFDVLYLPPIHPIGRLNRKGPNNTLDPKPGDPGSPWAIGSDEGGHDAIHPDLGTLADFRAFVRAARAEGIEVALDLALQAAPDHPWVAAHPEWFTTLPDGTIAYAENPPKKYQDIYPINFDNDPEGFSAEALRVVRHWIAQGVAIFRVDNPHTKPLQFWEWLISTVNAERPDVVFLAEAFSRPAVMQSLAKAGFQQSYTYFTWRNTKAELEEFLTGLATETADFLRPNLFVNTPDILTEYLQYGGRPGYKIRAAIAATGAPTYGVYAGYELYENVARPGAEENIDNEKFEYKLRDWAAAEARGDSLAPYLTRLNQIRREHPALRQLRNISVHWSDDDAILVFSKWIDAALSPSGHADTIIVVANVDPHSVRQTMVHLDTRVWGVPSGTPFEVEDLITGEHWTWSDHNFVRLDAFTEPVHILHVKESR
- the glgB gene encoding 1,4-alpha-glucan branching protein GlgB, with protein sequence MTSPTDDLLDAVAAGSHHDPHSVLGMHFGQDAEGAPEWTIRARRPLAHSVTAVFDDGTRVPLEHVRAGIWEGQRAGEGGSYELVTTYPDAPDFTAVDPYRFAPTIGELDLHLIREGRHEELWRVLGAHVRTIDGVAGTAFSVWAPNARAVRVVGDFNGWDGPAHAMRSMGSSGVWEIFVPGIGVGTAYKFQLLSRGGEWVLKADPMARFAEIPPATASVVTDSGYAWSDAAWLKARASSQPVSQPMSIYEVHFGSWRPGLSYREGADQLIDYVTAQGFTHVEFLPLAEHPFGGSWGYQVTGYYSPTSRFGSPDDLRYLIDRLHQAGIGVIMDWVPGHFPKDAFALARFDGEALYEHPDPRRGEHRDWGTYIFDYGRNEVRNFLVANALYWFEEFHVDGLRVDAVASMLYLDYSREDGEWVPNIHGGRENLEAIRFLQEVTATSYKRYPGISLIAEESTSFPGVTAPTSQAGLGFGFKWNMGWMNDSLQYIARDPMYRAHHEGELSFSFVYAFSENFVLPISHDEVVHGKGSLFARMPGDHWQKLANMRAFLAYMWGHPGKQLLFMGQEFGQLSEWAEGRGLDWWLLDQPSHAQLHGFVATLNSVYKAQSALWSRDSDGAAFSRIGAPTWNPNVVAFSRRDHHGNTVVVIANFSGVPIHGYALDLPESGVWHEILNSDGQEYGGSGVGNLGAVHAGESGRATMVLPPLGVLWLGHAAQQHLPPQTSSGQLLLP
- a CDS encoding tetratricopeptide repeat protein yields the protein MTDVSPTALRGAVDLSALRNRPAAPAPGTAQTSTPSPSLVMDVTDDTFPQILELSRSVPVVIDLWAEWCGPCKQLSPILEAVVTELSGRLVLAKVDVDANPQLAQAFRAQSIPMVVALVGGQPVPLFTGAVPEQQVREVFAQLLQLAAQNGVTGSVDVSGDGNAADGEPVDAPLPPLHAEAYEAIEAGDYARAVVAYEKALAENPRDEDARAGLGQVRLLDRVQHLDLQSARAAAAAGPLDIEAQFAVADLDIAGGHVDDAFGRLLDLFGALPADDRSAVRERLLELFGLIGDADPRVLRARGRLASLLF
- a CDS encoding glycosyl transferase — its product is MRFVWAVAAFVLAAVMIGAGIAQRTVFQGPRSESVDIAVSQEAPYLLIDGAVLNRLPGAQTLRAQGDGEIFAAYGRTADMKAWLADTEYVEATLTSSGDVDSESVTPAPSEEPSAEEDVAVEGETDGSADATAEARSPIGSDLWLDEFQQEDLLIAPLQLPEGMSVLVATDGVAAAPSDVSVSWSVARATPWAGPLIVLGAILMAVGVFLYILGIRHVRRSRGPRRKGLPLPVTEPIDLAVEGADKGVISAAPTRRSVGPGRKALVVAPALAVSALLFAGCSADSWPQLAASPTPSPSESVIIPEGQQAPAVTKAQAERIIARIAQTAADADSALDATLAATRLDGAVLEERATNYRLRAALPDEAALAAIPTKPLEIVLPQAYDGWPRSVMAVVNDDADKTASIMLLTQQDQWAPYKLTYLSSLEASTQMPDLAPVYVGAQQVPPDSSFLLMAPDQLAAAYADVLNKGADSEFYDQFEAEGDQFRASVTADREKRLADFNTTAASTGSLTFDTVAGSHPPLALATLESGAIVAVNVNEVDTVKPTNADAVIKLDTNPTVKTLAGAEQSATGFTTTFSDQLFFYVPGLGSSEKIRLLGYSSEILDAKVIN